A genomic stretch from Marinimicrobium sp. C6131 includes:
- a CDS encoding DUF3820 family protein, protein MNPDLNSKDLLDAVNQTMPFGKYQGRKLLELPEPYLVWFHGQGFPNSKLGRQLALMYEVKVNGLEGMLQELVRR, encoded by the coding sequence ATGAACCCTGACCTGAACTCAAAAGACCTCCTCGACGCCGTCAACCAGACCATGCCCTTCGGGAAATACCAGGGGCGCAAGCTGCTGGAACTGCCCGAACCCTATCTGGTGTGGTTTCATGGGCAGGGGTTTCCCAACAGTAAATTGGGGCGGCAGCTCGCGTTGATGTATGAGGTGAAGGTCAATGGACTGGAGGGGATGTTGCAGGAGTTGGTGCGGCGGTGA